In Primulina eburnea isolate SZY01 chromosome 3, ASM2296580v1, whole genome shotgun sequence, one DNA window encodes the following:
- the LOC140828238 gene encoding 3-ketoacyl-CoA synthase 5-like, which produces MGSATILLSNKRRDSRRAKYKLVHVVRTHKGSDDKAYKCVFEQEDPKGKVGINLSKELMVTAGEALKSNITTIGPLVLPASEQFHFLFTLIGRKIFNPKWKPYIPDFKQAFEHFCIHAGGRAVIDELQKNLQLSAEHVEASRMTIHRFGNTSSSSLWYEISYIEAKGRMKKGDRVWQIAFGSGFKCNSAVWKCNRTIKTPAEGPWNDCIVRYPVHIPEIVKI; this is translated from the coding sequence ATGGGCTCCGCCACGATCCTTCTCTCCAACAAACGCCGGGACAGCCGACGTGCAAAGTACAAGCTCGTCCACGTCGTACGCACCCACAAAGGTTCTGACGATAAAGCTTACAAATGCGTGTTCGAGCAAGAGGATCCAAAAGGGAAAGTGGGTATAAATCTCTCCAAAGAATTAATGGTTACTGCCGGAGAAGCCCTGAAATCAAACATCACCACCATCGGTCCGCTGGTTCTCCCAGCTTCAGAACAATTCCACTTTCTCTTCACACTAATCGGCCGGAAAATCTTTAACCCCAAGTGGAAGCCGTACATCCCAGACTTCAAACAAGCATTTGAACACTTCTGCATACACGCCGGCGGCCGGGCTGTGATCGACGAGCTGCAGAAGAACCTCCAGCTGTCGGCGGAGCACGTGGAGGCTTCAAGAATGACCATCCACCGCTTCGGAAACACGTCTTCTTCTTCACTGTGGTATGAAATTAGTTACATTGAAGCTAAAGGGAGGATGAAGAAAGGTGACAGGGTGTGGCAGATTGCCTTCGGAAGCGGATTCAAGTGCAACAGTGCTGTGTGGAAGTGCAACCGGACCATTAAGACTCCGGCGGAGGGGCCATGGAACGACTGCATTGTTAGGTATCCAGTGCACATTCCAGAAATCGTCAAGATCTGA
- the LOC140826413 gene encoding LOB domain-containing protein 41 has protein sequence MRLSCNGCRVLRKGCSDNCSIRPCLEWIKTSDSQAHATVFLAKFYGRAGLMNLINAGPQHLRPAIFKSLLYEACGRIVNPIYGSVGLIWSGSWQLCENAVAAVLNGAPITRMATDAAETKSGPPLQLYDIRHVNKEENSMSGFGELHRVRARGRFKRVGKGKKSRVSVVTVDESANRSPSHESSLSHQSQAAEANVERGSLASAETTEADHITEAETTKYSGEGGGLRVAEGEIKLDLTLGLEPFKSTESKRRFSIGSAEDASGVCKMEMGLV, from the exons ATGCGGCTGAGTTGTAATGGATGTCGAGTACTGCGCAAAGGCTGCAGCGATAACTGCAGCATAAGGCCTTGCCTTGAGTGGATCAAAACTTCAGACTCACAAGCACACGCCACCGTCTTCCTCGCCAAGTTCTACGGCCGTGCCGGACTCATGAACCTCATTAATGCCGGCCCCCAACACCTCCGCCCCG CTATATTCAAGTCCTTGCTTTACGAAGCATGTGGGAGGATTGTGAATCCGATTTACGGATCGGTTGGGTTGATCTGGTCtgggagctggcagctgtgtgAGAACGCGGTTGCAGCGGTTCTGAACGGGGCTCCGATTACCCGAATGGCTACGGACGCTGCCGAGACGAAAAGCGGGCCGCCTCTCCAGCTGTACGACATCAGGCACGTGAACAAGGAGGAAAACAGTATGTCCGGGTTCGGTGAGCTGCACCGGGTCCGGGCCCGTGGCAGGTTCAAGAGAGTTGGGAAGGGGAAGAAGAGCCGTGTGTCGGTTGTGACCGTAGACGAGTCGGCGAACAGGTCTCCGAGCCATGAGTCGTCTCTTAGCCACCAGTCTCAGGCTGCGGAGGCGAATGTGGAGAGGGGGAGCTTGGCTTCGGCTGAGACTACCGAGGCTGATCATATAACCGAAGCCGAGACGACGAAGTATTCCGGTGAAGGTGGCGGCCTGAGAGTCGCCGAAGGTGAAATTAAGCTGGATCTGACTCTTGGTTTGGAGCCGTTTAAGTCGACGGAGTCGAAGCGCCGGTTTTCCATTGGCTCGGCTGAGGATGCAAGTGGGGTCTGTAAAATGGAGATGGGTCTTGTTTAG